Proteins from a single region of Budorcas taxicolor isolate Tak-1 chromosome 11, Takin1.1, whole genome shotgun sequence:
- the BMP10 gene encoding bone morphogenetic protein 10 translates to MGSVVLQLCTLPCLLLHAVSGNPIMSLEQSPLEEDMPLFDDVFSEQDGVDFNTLLQSMKNEFLKTLNLSDIPMRDSAKVDPPEYMLELYNKFATDRTSMPSANIIRSFKNEDLFSQPASFNGLRKYPLLFNVSIPHHEDIIMAELRLYTLVQRDRLIYEGVDRKITIFEVLESKEDHEGERSMLVLVSGEIYGTNSEWETFDVTDAIRHWQKSGSSTHQLEVHIESKHETEDTLGRGQLEIDTSARNKHDPLLVVFSDDQSSEKERKEELDEMIAHEQFPEMDNLDLDGYSNGPGEEALLQMRSNIIYDSTARIRRNAKGNYCKRTPLYIDFKEIGWDSWIIAPPGYEAYECRGVCNYPLAEHLTPTKHAIIQALVHLKNSQKASKACCVPTKLEPISILYLDKGVVTYKFKYEGMAVSECGCR, encoded by the exons ATGGGTTCCGTGGTCCTGCAGCTGTGCACTCTCCCCTGCCTGCTGCTTCACGCCGTTTCTGGCAACCCTATCATGAGTCTGGAGCAGTCGCCCCTGGAAGAAGACATGCCCCTCTTCGATGATGTCTTCTCAGAGCAAGATGGTGTAGACTTCAACACACTGCTACAGAGCATGAAGAATGAGTTTCTCAAGACATTGAACCTGTCTGACATCCCCATGCGGGACTCGGCCAAGGTTGACCCACCAGAGTACATGCTGGAGCTCTACAACAAATTCGCGACAGATCGCACCTCCATGCCATCCGCCAACATCATCAGGAGTTTCAAGAATGAGG atcTGTTTTCCCAACCAGCCAGTTTTAACGGACTCCGAAAATACCCTCTCCTCTTCAATGTATCCATCCCTCACCATGAAGACATCATCATGGCTGAGCTCAGGTTGTACACCCTGGTGCAAAGAGACCGCCTTATATATGAAGGAGTGGACCGGAAAATCACCATTTTTGAAGTACTTGAGAGCAAAGAGGACCATGAAGGGGAAAGAAGCATGCTGGTCTTAGTGTCAGGGGAGATCTATGGAACCAACAGTGAGTGGGAGACTTTTGATGTCACTGATGCCATCAGGCATTGGCAAAAGTCAGGCTCATCCACCCACCAGCTGGAGGTCCACATTGAGAGCAAACACGAAACAGAGGACACACTTGGCAGGGGACAACTGGAAATAGATACTAGTGCCCGGAATAAGCATGATCCTTTGCTTGTCGTGTTTTCTGATGACCAAAGCAGTGAGAAGGAGCGGAAAGAGGAACTGGATGAAATGATCGCTCATGAGCAATTCCCAGAGATGGACAACCTGGATTTGGACGGTTATTCCAACGGACCAGGGGAAGAGGCTTTGCTGCAGATGAGGTCAAATATCATCTATGACTCCACTGCCCGCATCAGAAGGAATGCAAAAGGAAACTACTGCAAGAGGACCCCGCTCTACATCGACTTCAAGGAGATTGGCTGGGACTCTTGGATCATCGCTCCACCTGGATATGAAGCCTATGAATGTCGTGGTGTTTGCAACTACCCCCTGGCAGAGCATCTCACCCCTACAAAGCATGCGATTATCCAGGCCTTGGTCCACCTCAAGAATTCCCAGAAGGCTTCCAAAGCCTGCTGTGTGCCCACCAAGCTCGAGCCCATCTCCATCCTCTATTTAGATAAGGGCGTCGTTACCTACAAGTTTAAATACGAGGGCATGGCTGTCTCTGAATGTGGCTGTAGATAG